The following proteins come from a genomic window of Leptospira dzoumogneensis:
- the ilvC gene encoding ketol-acid reductoisomerase, which translates to MANLYYDKDTDLSVLKGKTIAVIGYGSQGHAQAQNMKDSGLKVIIGLKEGSKSKKEAEEAGFEVFSVAEAAKKADIIQILAPDEIQGDIYKADIEPNLKDGDALVFSHGFNIHFEFIQPPKTVDVYMVAPKGPGHLVRRVYVEGGGVPCLIAVNQDATGTAKQRALAHAAGVGGGRAGILETSFREETETDLFGEQVVLCGGLSNLIMAGFETLTEAGYDPEIAYFECLHEVKLITDLIYEGGLARMRYSISGTAEYGDYVSGPRIIDAGVKARMKDVLADIQKANGSKFAKAWIAETKAGYPEFNKMREKNAGHPIEDVGKKLRSMMKWLSK; encoded by the coding sequence ATGGCTAATTTATACTATGATAAAGATACGGACCTTTCCGTATTAAAAGGGAAGACCATCGCCGTAATCGGATACGGAAGCCAAGGTCACGCACAAGCCCAAAACATGAAAGATTCCGGGCTGAAAGTTATCATCGGTCTGAAAGAAGGATCCAAATCCAAAAAAGAAGCCGAAGAAGCAGGTTTCGAAGTATTCTCCGTTGCCGAAGCTGCAAAAAAAGCGGACATTATCCAAATCTTAGCTCCGGACGAGATCCAAGGTGATATCTACAAAGCTGATATCGAGCCTAACCTGAAAGATGGAGATGCATTAGTTTTCTCTCATGGATTCAATATCCATTTCGAATTCATCCAACCTCCTAAAACAGTAGACGTTTACATGGTAGCTCCAAAGGGACCGGGACACTTGGTTCGCAGAGTATATGTAGAAGGCGGCGGAGTTCCTTGTTTGATCGCTGTAAACCAAGATGCAACTGGAACAGCAAAACAAAGAGCACTCGCTCACGCAGCCGGAGTAGGTGGAGGAAGAGCAGGAATCCTAGAAACTTCTTTCAGAGAAGAGACAGAAACGGATCTTTTCGGAGAGCAAGTAGTTCTTTGTGGCGGTCTTTCTAACCTGATCATGGCAGGATTCGAAACTCTTACTGAAGCAGGATACGATCCTGAGATCGCTTACTTCGAATGTTTACACGAAGTTAAATTGATCACCGACCTTATCTACGAAGGTGGATTAGCTCGTATGCGTTATTCCATTTCCGGAACTGCAGAATACGGAGACTATGTTTCCGGACCTCGTATCATCGATGCAGGTGTGAAAGCTCGCATGAAAGATGTTCTTGCGGACATCCAAAAAGCAAACGGTTCCAAGTTCGCAAAAGCTTGGATCGCAGAGACCAAAGCTGGTTATCCTGAGTTCAATAAAATGAGAGAGAAAAACGCAGGACACCCAATCGAAGACGTAGGTAAAAAATTACGCAGCATGATGAAATGGCTGAGTAAATAA
- a CDS encoding MutS-related protein, protein MNAPTRVLRLGSEISRLGRIIQKEESTLSLLSTFRILSFLFFISWIVGVYLLRTIPDLYYLPSILILAVFYRLLSAYQKRREKIRRLHVWSDFLTAQISRIQLDGKHYPKSKREYYKNLVLETGLPSWTKDLDFLGEKGIFSRIDTTVIPKGTSRFLEYFLETPEESKVIARQAAVIGLSKREKVLQKLLRQFRLYEASFPARREGEDEKLPSYIPKIGNLQPERSEKNKINFPFNLFEEEPNDFWRSSFGKAAGALRVLFPIWLVLVWLLVLGSFLFGQTWGFGIFILHSAFFGSYRNRSLKMLQPIAEDSETLEELGKLLLYIRSSNLSGSKGEIFLSNWKKKELKISWKQFLKISNLAAYTQSPLAHALLNILFFFDLWIWRRYTKWWEKDGSSLKVSMSDLAELDSLLPLANLSWIEPGFTFPKLEKSNVRIHAKDLVHPLIPSDKRVPNELEPMQPGKLLLLTGSNMSGKTTYLRALGISGIFAMAGGPVPATEFITPILEVHSSIRNEDSVEEGISFFYAEVRRLGKILQEVKNSQKGRLVLLDEILKGTNSRERTIACKGILKKLRQYGVFGIITTHDLELADLPELSLFHFREEIENGKMTFDYKIRSGIVQSSNALEVLRLEGLDLD, encoded by the coding sequence ATGAACGCCCCTACTAGGGTCCTTCGACTTGGATCCGAAATTTCCCGCCTGGGCAGGATCATCCAAAAGGAAGAATCCACCCTTTCCCTATTATCCACTTTCAGAATACTTTCCTTCTTATTCTTTATCTCTTGGATCGTTGGAGTTTATCTTTTACGTACTATTCCCGATCTATATTATTTGCCTTCTATTCTTATCTTAGCCGTATTCTATCGTTTATTATCCGCCTATCAAAAGAGAAGGGAGAAGATCAGAAGGTTACATGTCTGGTCCGATTTTCTAACCGCTCAGATCTCCAGGATCCAATTGGATGGAAAACATTATCCGAAGTCTAAAAGAGAATATTATAAAAATCTTGTATTAGAGACCGGGCTTCCTTCTTGGACCAAAGATTTGGATTTTTTAGGGGAGAAGGGGATCTTTTCCAGAATAGACACCACTGTTATCCCAAAAGGAACCTCTAGATTTTTAGAATACTTTTTGGAAACTCCCGAAGAGTCTAAGGTTATTGCAAGACAAGCAGCGGTAATAGGTCTTTCCAAAAGAGAAAAGGTTCTCCAAAAGCTGCTCAGACAATTTAGATTGTACGAAGCTTCGTTTCCGGCTAGAAGAGAAGGAGAAGATGAAAAACTCCCTTCTTATATTCCTAAGATCGGTAATTTACAACCGGAACGTTCCGAAAAGAATAAGATAAATTTTCCATTTAATCTATTTGAAGAAGAGCCGAATGATTTCTGGAGATCTTCCTTCGGGAAGGCGGCAGGTGCTCTTAGAGTTTTATTTCCGATCTGGTTAGTTCTTGTTTGGCTTTTAGTATTAGGAAGTTTTCTATTCGGACAAACCTGGGGATTCGGGATTTTCATTCTTCATTCTGCGTTTTTCGGATCTTATAGAAATAGATCTCTAAAGATGTTACAACCAATTGCAGAAGATTCGGAAACATTGGAAGAATTAGGAAAACTTCTGCTCTATATTCGTTCTTCAAATCTTTCCGGAAGTAAAGGAGAGATCTTTCTATCCAATTGGAAGAAGAAAGAACTAAAAATTTCTTGGAAACAATTCCTTAAAATTTCCAATCTGGCCGCTTATACTCAGTCTCCTCTTGCTCATGCATTATTGAATATTCTATTTTTCTTCGATCTTTGGATCTGGAGAAGGTACACTAAATGGTGGGAAAAAGACGGATCTTCTCTTAAGGTTTCCATGTCCGATCTTGCGGAGTTGGATTCTTTACTTCCACTTGCAAATTTGAGCTGGATTGAGCCTGGCTTTACGTTTCCTAAATTAGAAAAATCAAATGTTAGGATCCATGCAAAAGATCTTGTGCATCCGTTGATCCCTTCCGACAAAAGAGTACCGAATGAACTGGAACCTATGCAGCCAGGGAAACTTCTTCTTTTAACCGGATCGAATATGTCGGGAAAAACCACTTACTTAAGAGCGCTGGGCATCTCCGGAATTTTTGCGATGGCTGGAGGTCCTGTTCCTGCCACCGAATTTATAACTCCTATCTTAGAAGTACATTCCAGTATCAGGAACGAAGACTCAGTAGAAGAAGGGATCTCATTCTTTTATGCGGAAGTAAGACGACTGGGAAAAATATTACAAGAAGTGAAAAATTCCCAAAAGGGCAGATTGGTACTGTTAGACGAGATCCTAAAAGGTACGAATTCCAGAGAAAGAACAATCGCATGCAAAGGGATATTGAAGAAGTTAAGACAGTACGGAGTATTCGGGATCATTACGACCCATGATCTGGAATTGGCAGACTTACCGGAGCTTTCTTTGTTTCATTTCAGAGAAGAGATAGAGAACGGCAAAATGACTTTCGATTATAAGATCAGATCCGGTATAGTCCAGTCCAGTAATGCTCTGGAAGTTTTGAGATTAGAAGGTTTGGATCTGGACTAA
- a CDS encoding LTA synthase family protein, with translation MKRLPSNLKLIGGYAIYFVLILIFYKAAFLWVYSYRLEGAETKDVLLAILVGLRFDISVIGMILGPFAFLSCLPYINRFKFFNFFWGYFPILISVWMLSHLIADIVYFENANKHIGYEGFVFIGKDMGVILKSAFEQNPFLAVVASLLVLVFLPLSTYLFLKFNPYKHEPESWKRDSILSFVVLVLVVFAIRGGVQETPLRASNAIVSGHSFVNNIALNGVFTSIMDLKSQSIPNYLKLETKESVRIVREEISYDGAEFIGKKYPLLRKQKQTNNGKPPNIVLILLENWTGKFIDPISDGKVFGKELTPNFNKLLRKGRFYTRFFASGGRTTNGMMSILTGLPDRPGLTVVRTHQVLGNFSGIGNIFKGLGYDTFFVTGGDLSFDNKATLMPHWGFDSVLGEKEIAKLNRFKIGAWGYDDADVLQVLHEKISESKKPFLGVSLTLSTHYPYRAPDPKFRIFKEDERDFEYLNVYHYADWALKDFMDRAEKSKYFDNTIFVFVADHTHHRYLDYYEDRNIPFLIYSPGKILPAIDDRDASQLDVIPTILSLVGKEAYFSAMGRNLLAPKKTESAYFAYGNLIGWIESDLFYIHFVDGNRNLKYSAKGPREEVDLCDTQPKICDSHFNKARAFLNLSHELMNQNLVFPTKEELERKEY, from the coding sequence ATGAAACGTTTACCAAGCAATCTTAAATTGATCGGCGGATACGCCATCTACTTTGTTCTCATTCTAATTTTTTATAAGGCAGCTTTTCTTTGGGTCTATTCCTATAGATTAGAAGGTGCGGAAACCAAGGATGTTTTGTTGGCCATCTTGGTTGGTCTTAGATTCGATATTTCAGTGATCGGGATGATCTTAGGACCGTTCGCTTTTCTATCTTGTCTTCCATATATAAATCGTTTTAAGTTTTTTAATTTTTTCTGGGGATACTTTCCGATCCTGATCAGCGTTTGGATGCTCTCTCATTTGATTGCCGATATAGTCTATTTCGAGAATGCGAACAAACATATAGGTTACGAAGGTTTCGTATTTATCGGAAAGGATATGGGTGTGATCTTAAAGTCCGCCTTTGAACAGAATCCTTTCTTAGCTGTAGTTGCTTCTCTTTTGGTTTTGGTATTTTTACCTTTATCCACTTATCTTTTCTTAAAATTTAATCCATACAAACACGAGCCTGAATCTTGGAAAAGGGACTCCATTCTTTCTTTCGTTGTCTTAGTACTAGTTGTTTTTGCGATCCGAGGAGGAGTTCAGGAAACTCCTTTAAGAGCGAGTAATGCAATTGTTTCAGGACATTCTTTCGTGAATAATATCGCGCTGAATGGCGTATTCACTTCTATCATGGATTTGAAAAGCCAGTCCATTCCGAATTATCTAAAATTAGAAACCAAAGAATCGGTTCGTATCGTTAGGGAAGAGATCTCTTATGATGGCGCGGAATTCATCGGTAAAAAGTACCCTTTATTAAGAAAACAGAAACAAACTAACAACGGAAAACCTCCGAATATAGTTTTGATCCTTCTGGAAAACTGGACCGGAAAATTTATAGATCCGATCAGTGATGGAAAAGTTTTCGGAAAAGAACTCACTCCTAATTTTAATAAACTTTTAAGAAAAGGAAGATTTTATACCAGGTTTTTTGCCTCTGGGGGAAGAACAACGAACGGTATGATGTCCATCCTGACCGGGTTGCCGGATCGTCCAGGGTTGACAGTAGTTAGAACTCACCAAGTGCTTGGGAATTTTTCCGGAATCGGAAATATTTTCAAAGGTTTAGGATACGATACATTCTTCGTAACCGGTGGAGATTTAAGTTTTGATAATAAAGCTACTTTAATGCCTCATTGGGGATTCGATTCCGTTCTGGGTGAAAAAGAGATCGCTAAGTTGAACAGATTTAAGATCGGAGCCTGGGGTTATGATGATGCGGATGTACTTCAGGTACTGCATGAAAAAATTTCAGAATCCAAAAAACCTTTTTTAGGTGTTTCTCTAACATTATCCACACATTATCCTTATCGTGCTCCGGATCCTAAGTTTAGGATCTTTAAAGAAGATGAGAGAGACTTTGAATATCTAAACGTGTATCATTATGCGGATTGGGCCCTTAAAGATTTTATGGATCGTGCGGAAAAATCCAAATACTTTGATAATACGATCTTTGTATTTGTGGCGGATCATACTCACCACCGATATTTAGATTATTATGAAGACAGGAATATTCCGTTTTTAATATATTCGCCGGGAAAAATTTTACCTGCAATCGATGATAGAGACGCTTCTCAATTGGATGTGATCCCTACTATTTTAAGTCTTGTAGGTAAAGAAGCGTACTTCTCCGCTATGGGAAGAAACTTGCTCGCTCCTAAAAAGACTGAGTCCGCGTATTTTGCTTATGGAAATCTGATCGGTTGGATAGAGTCGGATCTATTTTATATCCATTTCGTGGATGGAAATCGTAACTTAAAATATTCCGCAAAAGGTCCTAGAGAAGAAGTGGATCTTTGTGATACTCAACCTAAGATTTGCGACTCTCATTTTAATAAGGCGAGAGCGTTCTTAAATTTGAGCCACGAATTAATGAATCAGAATTTGGTATTTCCAACTAAGGAAGAATTGGAAAGAAAAGAGTATTAA
- a CDS encoding AsmA family protein, translating to MRSWDVLNRYLEENKIRYISAFGFFVLLFVLIVYIPFVQKKDVYKEFILDRLRSSTDLDIKVADSDLYLLPFPGIELNQIEIRKDNVLIAVSDKVDIDISWFGLIKRMIEIRDISINGGALHLERRKDGSFDIVEYLNGKKKETEQKSNVKELLDDVNSRIGFSTEDFFAVSLKNIEIDNFTLVYNEQNHDKKYVVYFKKSQVSVSFYGKDVDLLFQGRIDDQPIDLEMTGGLQNFPVDWEKLQFSAVLKTEELSLSLLREIFNIFPVGDFSKTKLSGRTEVVKEEGTIFKFKVRNQIKDLAYKGGLPFGNIRLNVDFDLDLINKKVAFPFIEAVWEGVAKATAKGSVNWKNRSLGQFDIKADYGDYHNLLKLGKLFQVREDLFDPNSPPGIFYFTGELNNIFAFKHRFAHINMEAKYVSPLLSIPNFHAYIYNGEILGKAKIYPDIPKIEVEGDAHRLQVDKVLLPYVSEKIMEGELSSWFSFETQIRNHSRDSVTELFANMKGIGNITIKNGELVGYANFMVPVLNTVGKIITFKGVDGRQLKFETLRSDVKISGNEMYFPNMKLEIENSGMDVDGKGTVGFDQKIDMRLHLRLGGKYIGKGLQIPIIYAGTFGKSIPYVDPIWLGSVYTGMTLLGPYLIPLGGPYAGGVAGSVIGEYVRDLWDGVTGLFGGSSSEPDKKQKEK from the coding sequence ATGCGCTCCTGGGATGTACTCAATCGGTATTTAGAAGAGAATAAGATCCGTTATATCTCCGCTTTCGGATTTTTTGTATTATTATTCGTACTGATCGTTTATATTCCCTTCGTTCAAAAGAAAGACGTATATAAAGAATTCATACTAGATCGTCTCCGAAGTTCCACCGACCTGGACATCAAAGTAGCAGATTCGGATCTGTATCTTCTCCCTTTTCCCGGGATCGAATTGAATCAAATTGAGATCCGAAAAGATAACGTTCTTATCGCTGTCAGCGATAAAGTAGATATCGATATTTCTTGGTTCGGTTTAATCAAAAGAATGATAGAGATCCGAGACATTTCCATCAATGGAGGAGCTCTTCATTTAGAAAGAAGGAAGGACGGATCTTTCGATATAGTAGAATATTTGAACGGAAAGAAGAAGGAGACGGAACAGAAGAGTAACGTAAAAGAACTTCTGGATGATGTAAATTCTAGGATCGGATTTTCTACCGAGGACTTCTTTGCAGTCAGTTTAAAGAATATTGAAATAGATAATTTCACATTAGTATATAACGAACAGAATCACGATAAAAAATACGTAGTATATTTTAAAAAGTCCCAGGTCTCAGTTTCATTTTATGGGAAGGACGTGGATCTTTTATTCCAAGGAAGAATAGACGATCAGCCTATCGACTTGGAAATGACGGGCGGCTTACAGAACTTCCCGGTCGATTGGGAAAAATTGCAATTTAGCGCAGTCCTAAAAACGGAAGAACTTTCTCTTTCATTACTTAGAGAAATATTTAATATTTTCCCGGTAGGAGACTTCTCCAAAACAAAACTTTCCGGAAGAACGGAGGTAGTAAAGGAAGAAGGCACCATCTTTAAGTTCAAAGTCCGAAATCAAATTAAGGATCTTGCATATAAAGGCGGACTCCCTTTCGGGAATATCAGATTGAATGTGGACTTCGATCTGGACCTGATCAATAAAAAGGTGGCCTTTCCCTTTATAGAAGCCGTCTGGGAAGGAGTAGCAAAAGCAACTGCAAAAGGAAGTGTGAATTGGAAGAACAGGAGTTTAGGCCAGTTCGATATCAAAGCGGATTATGGGGACTACCATAATCTTTTAAAATTAGGAAAACTATTCCAAGTAAGAGAAGATCTTTTCGATCCGAATTCTCCTCCTGGTATCTTCTATTTTACCGGGGAATTGAATAATATTTTTGCATTCAAACATAGATTCGCCCACATCAACATGGAGGCCAAATACGTATCTCCGCTGCTTTCTATCCCGAATTTCCATGCATATATCTATAACGGAGAAATATTAGGAAAAGCTAAAATATATCCCGATATACCTAAGATAGAAGTAGAAGGAGATGCGCACAGACTTCAGGTGGATAAAGTCCTTCTTCCTTATGTATCCGAAAAAATTATGGAAGGTGAACTTTCTAGTTGGTTCTCTTTCGAAACACAGATCAGAAACCATTCCAGGGATTCTGTGACCGAACTTTTTGCAAATATGAAAGGGATCGGGAATATCACCATCAAAAACGGAGAACTGGTGGGTTACGCAAACTTCATGGTCCCGGTCTTGAATACGGTCGGCAAGATCATCACATTCAAAGGAGTCGATGGAAGGCAGTTAAAATTCGAAACTCTTAGATCCGACGTGAAAATTTCTGGAAACGAAATGTACTTCCCCAATATGAAACTGGAAATTGAAAACAGTGGAATGGATGTGGATGGAAAAGGTACTGTAGGATTTGACCAAAAGATAGATATGAGATTACATCTGCGTTTAGGTGGAAAGTACATCGGTAAAGGTTTACAGATCCCGATTATCTATGCGGGAACTTTCGGAAAAAGTATACCTTATGTAGATCCTATCTGGCTTGGAAGTGTGTATACCGGCATGACCTTATTGGGGCCCTATCTTATTCCTTTAGGCGGACCTTACGCGGGTGGTGTCGCAGGGTCCGTGATAGGCGAATATGTACGAGATCTTTGGGACGGAGTTACCGGTCTATTCGGTGGAAGCAGTTCCGAGCCTGACAAAAAACAAAAAGAGAAATAA
- a CDS encoding ABC transporter ATP-binding protein produces the protein MNSEAILQVSNLNLELSKEGKFVPLLEDINFEIRKGEVLALVGESGCGKSVCSAAITKLLPHESFRYSDGKVLFDGTDLLQTDSETLRKIRGKKISYVFQEPFSALNPLSKIKDQMTEGFLEHGLGTRKEAEDKAEYLLGAVGITDIKLRMNCYPHQLSGGILQRVGIGMALMCDPELLIADEPTSALDVTVQAQLVELLLRLKEKMNLSVLFISHDFGLVSHIADRICVLYAGRIAELGTVDQVLDEPNHPYTKDLLDSLPSHFSQTGVFKPIEGRLPSPGNYPKGCHYSDRCDFVFSHCNTVKPILKNTNGSGHFSACFLNEKKELAG, from the coding sequence ATGAATTCGGAAGCTATTCTCCAAGTATCTAACTTAAATTTAGAACTTTCTAAAGAAGGAAAGTTCGTGCCATTATTAGAAGATATTAATTTCGAGATCCGCAAAGGAGAAGTTCTCGCGCTCGTAGGCGAATCAGGTTGCGGAAAATCGGTATGCTCCGCTGCTATCACAAAATTACTTCCTCATGAATCTTTCAGATATTCGGATGGAAAGGTATTATTCGATGGAACGGACCTTCTCCAAACCGACTCCGAAACTTTAAGAAAGATCCGAGGAAAAAAAATCTCATACGTATTCCAGGAACCCTTCTCCGCTTTAAATCCTTTAAGCAAAATTAAAGACCAAATGACGGAAGGATTTTTAGAACATGGACTCGGAACCCGTAAAGAAGCGGAAGATAAAGCCGAATATCTTCTTGGAGCGGTAGGAATTACCGACATAAAGTTAAGGATGAATTGTTATCCTCATCAGTTGAGCGGCGGGATCTTACAAAGAGTCGGGATCGGGATGGCATTGATGTGCGATCCTGAACTTCTGATCGCGGATGAGCCTACTTCCGCTTTGGATGTTACTGTCCAGGCTCAATTGGTGGAACTCCTACTAAGGCTCAAAGAAAAGATGAACTTATCCGTATTATTCATCTCCCATGATTTCGGTTTGGTCAGTCATATCGCGGACCGCATATGCGTATTATATGCAGGACGAATTGCCGAACTAGGGACAGTCGACCAAGTTTTGGATGAGCCGAATCATCCTTATACAAAAGATCTTTTGGATTCTCTACCTTCTCATTTTTCTCAGACCGGCGTTTTTAAACCGATAGAAGGAAGATTACCTTCTCCGGGAAATTATCCTAAAGGCTGCCATTATTCGGACAGATGCGATTTCGTATTCTCTCATTGCAACACAGTGAAACCTATATTAAAAAATACGAATGGATCCGGGCATTTTTCCGCATGCTTCTTAAATGAGAAGAAGGAGCTTGCAGGATGA
- a CDS encoding ABC transporter ATP-binding protein, whose product MKLLEIKDLNVSYGKEGFFGGRKSVIKAVENVNLEMEEGETFSLVGESGCGKSTLGRAILRLLKSDSGSIFFKGKEILDLKEKEFLPLRKQIQIVFQDPYSSLNPRRNIKDILTEGLFIHENYTDEQAEKEASDILEKVGLSPEILNRYPHEFSGGQRQRIAIARALILKPEFILFDEAVSALDVSNQAQVLLLLQKLKADFGLSYLFISHDLGIVKSISDKIAVMYLGKIVEIGTKSQIAEKPSHPYTKALFGAIFEVENRKIRKTPLQGEVPSILKKPKGCHFHTRCPIAKEICSEKTPEWKDLGEGHKSYCHFPDGK is encoded by the coding sequence ATGAAACTTTTAGAGATCAAAGATCTGAACGTAAGTTACGGAAAAGAAGGTTTTTTCGGCGGCAGAAAATCAGTCATCAAAGCCGTAGAAAATGTAAACCTAGAAATGGAAGAAGGAGAAACATTCAGCCTAGTAGGAGAATCCGGCTGCGGAAAATCCACATTGGGCAGAGCGATACTCAGACTCCTAAAATCGGATTCAGGTTCCATATTTTTCAAGGGAAAAGAGATCTTAGATCTAAAAGAGAAAGAATTTTTACCTCTTAGAAAGCAGATACAGATCGTATTCCAAGATCCTTATTCTTCCTTAAATCCAAGAAGAAATATTAAAGATATTTTAACGGAAGGGCTGTTTATCCACGAAAATTATACGGATGAGCAAGCAGAGAAAGAAGCTTCCGATATTCTGGAAAAAGTTGGGCTGTCTCCGGAAATACTGAACAGATATCCACATGAGTTTTCAGGAGGACAAAGACAGAGGATAGCGATCGCAAGAGCGCTTATCCTAAAGCCTGAATTTATACTTTTTGATGAAGCTGTCTCCGCCTTAGACGTTTCCAATCAGGCTCAGGTACTTCTTCTATTACAAAAACTAAAAGCTGATTTTGGACTTTCTTATTTGTTCATTTCTCATGATCTAGGGATCGTAAAATCTATCTCCGATAAGATAGCAGTTATGTATCTGGGAAAGATCGTAGAGATAGGAACCAAGTCACAAATTGCAGAAAAACCTTCTCATCCATATACAAAGGCTTTATTCGGAGCTATATTCGAAGTAGAAAATCGAAAGATCCGAAAGACCCCTCTGCAGGGAGAAGTGCCAAGTATATTAAAAAAACCGAAAGGTTGTCACTTCCATACTCGTTGTCCTATTGCAAAAGAGATCTGCTCCGAAAAAACTCCGGAATGGAAAGATCTAGGCGAAGGTCATAAGTCCTATTGTCATTTTCCGGACGGAAAATAA
- a CDS encoding caspase family protein, with amino-acid sequence MKSLISIIGISLFLFSTDVFAQKRFGLIFGSNYKGNKAGIPELNLCEADAKYLHDEIKRVGKFDEIKIVLGKDVTKDNIQKEIKSLASKAKADDTVFLYFSGHGAFQRDEKAKNGMRNLIICYDRPHLSDDELNDYLEGIKSPKTVFVFDCCFSGGIAKKGKATRGSANVPIPEGSDGTVKQDSQDFFFQDKAIISSADDNQTAIEVGGTINHGIFTYNFGKALSNGDLNQDNVITALEAFFASKDETVNMAKKYDHEQVPQISGNASGIFLAGEKKPEPPKPVEPVKPPVNPTPIPDVQPPKPEPEAPVVTNEEPPVVPTNLKGDLVIKTTIIQDRAYAVSDLPPEIRITSGKKRVGNRSIRVLIDDKEVDKTITTESSNYWGAVKRMGKLIPGATYTLTVKGVPAGVHKVTIQADDYPEVQKTQAVLPNKRNDLEVVTSMTGYGAIRGKVFYRTLDNPVINQPIFMPTITSVSGIQKLNTDQNGNFWFTNLKPGEYEIKATFAEDLNLNNADIKVREGEVTEVDIILNVKLPSTKTKY; translated from the coding sequence TTGAAATCCTTAATTTCCATAATCGGAATTTCCCTCTTTTTGTTTTCTACAGATGTATTCGCGCAGAAAAGGTTCGGCCTTATCTTCGGATCCAACTATAAAGGAAACAAAGCCGGAATCCCTGAATTAAATCTTTGTGAAGCAGACGCCAAATACTTACACGATGAGATCAAACGTGTAGGAAAATTCGACGAGATCAAAATTGTTCTGGGTAAAGATGTTACCAAAGACAATATCCAAAAAGAAATTAAGTCTCTTGCTTCCAAAGCAAAAGCGGATGATACGGTATTTCTTTATTTCTCGGGTCACGGCGCTTTTCAAAGAGATGAAAAAGCAAAGAATGGAATGAGAAACCTAATCATCTGTTATGATAGGCCTCACCTTTCAGACGACGAGTTGAATGATTATCTAGAAGGGATCAAATCTCCTAAAACAGTTTTCGTTTTCGACTGCTGCTTCTCCGGAGGGATCGCTAAAAAAGGAAAGGCAACCAGAGGTTCTGCTAACGTTCCAATTCCGGAGGGAAGTGATGGAACTGTTAAACAAGACTCTCAGGACTTCTTCTTTCAAGATAAAGCGATCATTTCCAGTGCGGATGATAACCAAACTGCGATCGAAGTCGGCGGAACGATCAATCACGGGATCTTTACTTATAATTTCGGAAAGGCTCTTTCTAACGGGGACTTAAACCAGGATAATGTAATCACTGCGCTCGAAGCATTCTTCGCTTCTAAAGATGAAACAGTGAATATGGCTAAAAAGTACGATCACGAACAAGTGCCTCAAATTTCGGGTAACGCGTCAGGTATCTTCTTAGCCGGAGAAAAAAAGCCTGAGCCTCCAAAACCTGTGGAGCCTGTTAAACCTCCCGTAAATCCTACTCCGATTCCGGATGTTCAACCTCCTAAACCGGAACCTGAAGCGCCTGTGGTCACTAACGAAGAGCCTCCAGTTGTTCCTACAAATCTGAAAGGTGATCTGGTGATCAAAACCACCATCATCCAAGATAGAGCTTATGCTGTGTCAGATCTTCCTCCTGAGATCCGTATAACTTCCGGTAAGAAGAGAGTGGGAAATCGTTCTATCAGAGTGCTGATCGACGATAAAGAAGTGGATAAGACGATCACAACCGAATCTTCAAACTATTGGGGAGCGGTCAAAAGAATGGGTAAATTGATCCCAGGTGCGACCTATACTTTAACCGTAAAAGGTGTACCTGCCGGAGTTCATAAGGTAACTATCCAAGCGGATGATTATCCTGAAGTTCAAAAGACACAGGCGGTTCTTCCTAATAAGAGAAATGATCTAGAGGTTGTGACTTCTATGACAGGTTATGGAGCGATCCGAGGAAAAGTATTCTACAGAACCTTGGATAACCCTGTGATCAATCAGCCGATCTTCATGCCTACTATTACAAGCGTAAGCGGTATCCAAAAATTGAATACCGACCAAAACGGTAATTTCTGGTTTACGAATTTAAAACCGGGAGAGTATGAGATCAAGGCTACCTTCGCGGAAGATCTGAACTTGAATAATGCTGATATTAAGGTGAGAGAGGGAGAAGTTACTGAAGTGGATATTATCCTGAATGTGAAACTTCCTTCTACCAAGACTAAATATTAA